TCGTAAAAATCTAATAAAGTTTGCGTGTTTTTATTCACAACACCGTCTCTATCAACACCGCCTACTCTCATACGTAACTTTTTATTTTTGTTATCATCATTATAGTTAAGCCGTAACCTATAACCCGATAAATAACGCGGCCCATGCTTGGGATAAGTATAAACAGGGTTTAGCTCTAACTTAGTTATATCTCTATAAAAAATAGTTATTTGGTCATTATTAATATTTAAAGACGAACCGGTTATAACAATATGCATTTTTTTAGTGAATAAGACATCTATTAAGACAATATTGCCGATTATTATCCCAATAACAACAATGCTAGAGGTTATGCGCTCTATTTCACCAAAATTATCCAGCCACTCCCTAACAATCTCGGTTTGCAAAGCTAGCGATAAAAATAAAAAAATAACTAAAATCGCTGTGGTTATAAAAACTGCCATCAAAATTGCCGATTTACTATAGCATTTAATGGTATATTCCTGCATATTGTCTCCTGTTATTTGGCGAACAAAGCCAGCTTCTTTGTTAAATTCGTATGAAAATCTAACAATATTTTTGTATTTTCAGCCATAACTCCCTTTTTGCTAACACCGCCTACCTTTAGGCGTAACTTTTTGCTTTCACCGTAATAAATTTTCAATGTATAACCCGACACATATTTGGATTCATCTCCATAAACGGGCTTTAGCGTTAGCTTTGTTATATCACTATAAAGAATAGCTATCTTACCATTGTTAATGTTAAGTACCGAACCACCCATAATAAGGCGTATTTTTTTGCCGGTTAATTTATTTATCAACGTTGTTATAATTGTTATGGCTCCACCTAAAACCCCTAACACAACTATTTCTGCTATAAAAGTACTTCGGCTACTAAGCCACTCTCTAGCCAAATCTCCATTTAAAACCTCTATAAAACCCCAAAAAACAACTATAGTAGCAGCTACCGATAAAATTATCTTTAAAATTGTGGCTTTATTATCATGGTATTTAATAATATATTCCATAATTCCTGTTAATGATTCCCAGCCCTTAAAAGCGCCTCGATAAACATATCCAGCTCGCCGTCCATTACAGCTTGCACGTTACCGGTTTCGGCTTTGGTACGGCTATCTTTTACCATTGTGTAGGGGTTAAAAACATAACTGCGCACTTGGTTGCCCCAGCCTATCTCCTTTTTTTCGGCGCTATTGGCAGCACGTTCGTTATCCCTTTCGGCTTTGTAATAGTCATATAGGCGGCCTTTAAGCATAGCCAGCGCTACACTTTTGTTTTGGTGCTGGCTGCGCTCGTTTTGACACTGCACTACAATACCCGTTGGCAAATGGGTGATACGCACGGCGCTATCGGTTTTGTTTACCTTTTGGCCACCGGCCCCGCCGGCCCGGTAAGTATCAATGCGCAGCTCGTCGGCTTTAATATCAAGGTTAATGGTGTCATCTAAAACCGGGCTTACATAAACGGCGGCAAAGGTGGTGTGGCGGCGGGCATTGGTATCAAACGGTGAGATACGCACCATACGGTGCACCCCCGTTTCGCCCTTTAAAAGACCGTAAGCAAAACTGCCGGTTATTTGCAAGCTAACACTTTTAAAGCCGCCTTCATCGATGGCCTGTTCATCAAGAATGGTTACCGCAAAGCCCTTCTTTTCGGTGTAACGTAAATACATACGATAAAGCATACCTACCCAATCGTTGCTCTCTAGGCCGCCGGCCCCGGCATGAATGGTTAAAAAACAATCCAGCATATCGCTTTCTTCGCGCATAAGGCCGGCCGTTTCTTGGCGGGTAAAATTATCTAATAATTGGTGATATAACGCTGCAATTTCGGGGGCTAGGCTTTCATCGGCTTCGCCGCAAGCCAGCTGGTAAAGCTCGGTTAAATCGCTTAAATTTTGAACTAAAGCCAGCCATG
The sequence above is a segment of the Spirochaetaceae bacterium genome. Coding sequences within it:
- the prfB gene encoding peptide chain release factor 2 (programmed frameshift) produces the protein MLANLKQPIKELEAKITAARRLLDHSALVKEVAELEAETANPAFWHKREEAEAKLSKIKKLKSKYEPWLALVQNLSDLTELYQLACGEADESLAPEIAALYHQLLDNFTRQETAGLMREESDMLDCFLTIHAGAGGLESNDWVGMLYRMYLRYTEKKGFAVTILDEQAIDEGGFKSVSLQITGSFAYGLLKGETGVHRMVRISPFDTNARRHTTFAAVYVSPVLDDTINLDIKADELRIDTYRAGGAGGQKVNKTDSAVRITHLPTGIVVQCQNERSQHQNKSVALAMLKGRLYDYYKAERDNERAANSAEKKEIGWGNQVRSYVFNPYTMVKDSRTKAETGNVQAVMDGELDMFIEALLRAGNH